A window of the Vespa crabro chromosome 8, iyVesCrab1.2, whole genome shotgun sequence genome harbors these coding sequences:
- the LOC124425982 gene encoding sodium-independent sulfate anion transporter-like isoform X1 produces the protein MEDNTPKVLKKWKSKSRGKFIGKLVKRRIPILEWLPKYDSEKFFNDAIAGVTVGLTVMPQGLAYATLAGLEPQYGLYSAFIGAMVYVIFGSCKDITIGPTALMALMTHEYVQGRSPDFAILLAFLTGCLQLLMACLHLGVLIDFISVPVTVGFTSATSVIIVASQLKGLLGLKITSQGFLDTLIKVFQNIHQISPWDSVMSFTCIIILLSFRKMKDIKLCSDEKKAPTCQRILSKTIWMLSTARNAIIVIICSVIAYNMNTSESNNPFILTGKVRSGLPSFGPPPFSTQVNNHTIGFMEMCSELGTSIVLVPIIGVLGNVAIAKAFANGGKIDATQELLTLGICNLLGSCASAMPVTGSFSRSAVNHASGVKTPMGGLYTGVLILLALSLLTPYFYFIPKASLAAVIICAVIYMIEYEVVKLMWKSSKKDLIPMFVTFLFCLIIGVEYGILLGVGTNLIFLLYPSARPTVHVDKCTTDSGAEYLLITPGNSLYFPAVDFIKQSVGDAGVKEGSSQLPVVVDCRYVLGADFTAAKGIATLISEFNNRKQSLYFLNPRSDVVAVLKGACGEEFRYVSTQEELSYLLSTSQDKSSRQLLEISRDKSNEPLLLNNLGVIHRSNRSSAHELSEVTTTLLHATAS, from the exons ATGGAGGATAACACACCAAAAGTTCTAAAGAAGTGGAAAAGTAAATCTCGTGGAAAATTTATTGGGAAATTAGTGAAAAGACGAATACCGATTTTGGAGTGGTTGCCTAAGTACGATtcggaaaaatttttcaacgatGCAATCGCTGGTGTCACTGTTGGACTCACCGTGATGCCGCAAGGATTAGCTTATGCGACTTTAGCCGGTTTGGAGCCTCAG tatGGACTCTATTCTGCTTTTATCGGTGCTATGGTTTACGTCATATTTGGCTCTTGTAAAGATATTACGATTGGTCCGACAGCACTCATGGCTTTAATGACCCACGAATATGTTCAAGGAAGAAGTCCTGATTTTGCTATTCTTCTTGCATTTTTAACTGGATGTTTACAATTACTGATGGCCTGTTTGCATTTAG GtgttttaatcgattttatatccgtACCAGTGACCGTAGGATTCACATCAGCCACATCTGTTATAATAGTGGCATCCCAATTAAAAGGCCTTTTGGGATTAAAGATCACATCTCAAGGATTCTTGGATACTTTGATAAAAGTCTTTCAAAATATTCACCAGATAAGTCCTTGGGACAGTGTAATGAGTTTCACTtgtattatcattcttttatcatttagg aaaatgaagGACATCAAGTTATGTTCCGACGAAAAAAAAGCACCAACCTGTCAACGGATATTGTCTAAAACAATATGGATGCTTTCAACAGCACGaaacgctattatcgtcattatttgtTCAGTAATTGCTTACAACATGAACACGTCCGAGTCTAATAATCCTTTTATTCTAACTGGTAAAGTACGATCCGGTCTTCCATCGTTCGGTCCACCACCATTCTCAACTCAAGTTAACAATCATACCATCGGCTTTATGGAAATGTGTTCAGAATTAGGAACGTCCATAGTATTAGTCCCAATTATCGGAGTACTCGGCAATGTAGCAATTGCGAAAGCATTCGCCAATGGTGGCAAAATAGATGCCACGCAGGAACTTCTTACCTTGGGAATTTGTAATCTTCTTGGATCCTGCGCCAGTGCAATGCCCGTTACAGGTTCCTTTAGTAGATCCGCAGTGAATCATGCTAGCGGTGTAAAAACTCCGATGGGTGGTTTATACACTGGTGTACTAATTTTGCTAGCTCTTAGTCTTCTCACTCCATATTTCTACTTTATTCCAAAAG caTCATTAGCCGCAGTTATTATTTGTGCCGTTATATACATGATTGAGTACGAGGTCGTAAAGCTCATGTGGAAATCTAGCAAGAAAGATCTCATACCGATGTTTGTTACCTTCCTTTTTTGTCTCATTATTGGAGTGGAATATGGAATTTTATTGGGCGTTGGCactaatttgatatttttgttatatccaTCTGCACGACCAACTGTACACGTAGATAAGTGCACC accGATTCTGGAGcagaatatcttttaattactCCAGGGAATAGCTTATATTTTCCTGCTgtagattttattaaacaatcTGTCGGTGATGCAGGAGTGAAGGAAGGTTCTAGTCAATTGCCAGTAGTCGTTGATTGTAGATATGTTCTAGGTGCAGATTTCACAGCTGCTAAG GGTATAGCTACGTTAATCAGCGAATTTAATAATCGTAAGCAAAGCCTATACTTTTTAAATCCGCGATCTGATGTTGTGGCCGTATTAAAAGGTGCTTGCGGTGAAGAATTTCGATATGTATCTACTCAAGAAGAACTTTCGTACTTATTATCGACAAGTCAAG ataaatcATCCCGACAATTACTAGAAATATCTAGGGATAAAAGTAATgagccattattattaaataatt
- the LOC124425982 gene encoding sodium-independent sulfate anion transporter-like isoform X2, whose translation MVYVIFGSCKDITIGPTALMALMTHEYVQGRSPDFAILLAFLTGCLQLLMACLHLGVLIDFISVPVTVGFTSATSVIIVASQLKGLLGLKITSQGFLDTLIKVFQNIHQISPWDSVMSFTCIIILLSFRKMKDIKLCSDEKKAPTCQRILSKTIWMLSTARNAIIVIICSVIAYNMNTSESNNPFILTGKVRSGLPSFGPPPFSTQVNNHTIGFMEMCSELGTSIVLVPIIGVLGNVAIAKAFANGGKIDATQELLTLGICNLLGSCASAMPVTGSFSRSAVNHASGVKTPMGGLYTGVLILLALSLLTPYFYFIPKASLAAVIICAVIYMIEYEVVKLMWKSSKKDLIPMFVTFLFCLIIGVEYGILLGVGTNLIFLLYPSARPTVHVDKCTTDSGAEYLLITPGNSLYFPAVDFIKQSVGDAGVKEGSSQLPVVVDCRYVLGADFTAAKGIATLISEFNNRKQSLYFLNPRSDVVAVLKGACGEEFRYVSTQEELSYLLSTSQDKSSRQLLEISRDKSNEPLLLNNLGVIHRSNRSSAHELSEVTTTLLHATAS comes from the exons ATGGTTTACGTCATATTTGGCTCTTGTAAAGATATTACGATTGGTCCGACAGCACTCATGGCTTTAATGACCCACGAATATGTTCAAGGAAGAAGTCCTGATTTTGCTATTCTTCTTGCATTTTTAACTGGATGTTTACAATTACTGATGGCCTGTTTGCATTTAG GtgttttaatcgattttatatccgtACCAGTGACCGTAGGATTCACATCAGCCACATCTGTTATAATAGTGGCATCCCAATTAAAAGGCCTTTTGGGATTAAAGATCACATCTCAAGGATTCTTGGATACTTTGATAAAAGTCTTTCAAAATATTCACCAGATAAGTCCTTGGGACAGTGTAATGAGTTTCACTtgtattatcattcttttatcatttagg aaaatgaagGACATCAAGTTATGTTCCGACGAAAAAAAAGCACCAACCTGTCAACGGATATTGTCTAAAACAATATGGATGCTTTCAACAGCACGaaacgctattatcgtcattatttgtTCAGTAATTGCTTACAACATGAACACGTCCGAGTCTAATAATCCTTTTATTCTAACTGGTAAAGTACGATCCGGTCTTCCATCGTTCGGTCCACCACCATTCTCAACTCAAGTTAACAATCATACCATCGGCTTTATGGAAATGTGTTCAGAATTAGGAACGTCCATAGTATTAGTCCCAATTATCGGAGTACTCGGCAATGTAGCAATTGCGAAAGCATTCGCCAATGGTGGCAAAATAGATGCCACGCAGGAACTTCTTACCTTGGGAATTTGTAATCTTCTTGGATCCTGCGCCAGTGCAATGCCCGTTACAGGTTCCTTTAGTAGATCCGCAGTGAATCATGCTAGCGGTGTAAAAACTCCGATGGGTGGTTTATACACTGGTGTACTAATTTTGCTAGCTCTTAGTCTTCTCACTCCATATTTCTACTTTATTCCAAAAG caTCATTAGCCGCAGTTATTATTTGTGCCGTTATATACATGATTGAGTACGAGGTCGTAAAGCTCATGTGGAAATCTAGCAAGAAAGATCTCATACCGATGTTTGTTACCTTCCTTTTTTGTCTCATTATTGGAGTGGAATATGGAATTTTATTGGGCGTTGGCactaatttgatatttttgttatatccaTCTGCACGACCAACTGTACACGTAGATAAGTGCACC accGATTCTGGAGcagaatatcttttaattactCCAGGGAATAGCTTATATTTTCCTGCTgtagattttattaaacaatcTGTCGGTGATGCAGGAGTGAAGGAAGGTTCTAGTCAATTGCCAGTAGTCGTTGATTGTAGATATGTTCTAGGTGCAGATTTCACAGCTGCTAAG GGTATAGCTACGTTAATCAGCGAATTTAATAATCGTAAGCAAAGCCTATACTTTTTAAATCCGCGATCTGATGTTGTGGCCGTATTAAAAGGTGCTTGCGGTGAAGAATTTCGATATGTATCTACTCAAGAAGAACTTTCGTACTTATTATCGACAAGTCAAG ataaatcATCCCGACAATTACTAGAAATATCTAGGGATAAAAGTAATgagccattattattaaataatt
- the LOC124425981 gene encoding uncharacterized protein MAL13P1.304-like isoform X1, whose amino-acid sequence MCFSPSTNQQRDCLHKYRVTYHVDSRSYPSHLLKGHDYLTLSVTQSKVNHIETTVKSKTLKKSINSSREDLETIKFVHTSINNNLELANSTNIVLTTHDNKCDSDIESDITERPVVSKNIVSTLQLKKEIINSSHLNKQGLVLKELKKEEIINMATDDSSITEQLEIQLRLEEQGKDKCDALCIASEDTKQNTPECSLPVSLEVQDNINKMNQTNVHDKNNNDKLNTIKQSNSKSDIETTTLLMKDDDQEEKSNNISLNKKKHFSINSKNLDKTYITKKDTRAPNLSKTFNVASKSQKMHEHQIEQPFKEKEIQKIVPSKSAFTNVPNKSKNEISKQNIDNKLKNDIRNSLKNEPIVISKKSQDKRDHQPNPFILNTSKVLKSKCNLQSKKESNMKYSSESISRCTSKNIKESEENKTTSSNSINKQTKINRVCYSYRKTENKSISKVYNNSSKTTLCTVKEKKNDSNSPVSVQSQTTAQLSNVQEMDSVHSKKLITSYTDNKYENIKQNAILKDEQVTEIPSLKEQCIDECIDDKLVTNLVNKETNTLSKEVEEINESITQNLPNKHSINECIEQKQIYTNPSLQGLSNLQTNTQNIKESVHNDFCDSNRQFDNISSTNTWYAYEHSQENIYQQQIPSHQNFIHSIPNQFITDCPVNTTLPKYNSNVSDSDANAMHLNQYENIPIMQNNLINASSMTNLNVSHTNTKNINMLQYHMPNVVPCSNPNMIRPQPGFCIHPTTAQEEQFNLHRYGMSYSYFMNSCFVCRNDHYLPHPQNWNLPNAYPVSLLPNSLLCNCNSCCNHSPSNDMIYKNPAMARSIPTSIQAETSYEQNLQRNGRSMSNSWYNNTSSHSKETLDINLQTQGVLVNMQEKIDSKQEKRNSEFLNDKETNLPIISPRACMNYGSGLPININPVRSQTKYSSRKESASNYDFQYKKYNGRSYISKEYVSNAKTDYRKKAIKQQSHPNYKAQE is encoded by the exons ATGTGTTTTTCTCCTTCTACCAATCAGCAAAGAGATTGTCTTCACAAATACCGCGTGACATATCACGTTGACAGCCGATCGTATCCATCGCATTTATTGAAGGGCCACGACTATTTGACCCTTTCTGTTACACAATCAAAAGTAAACCACATCGAAacgac TGTAAAATCAAAAACACTTAAGAAAAGCATAAACAGTTCAAGAGAAGATCTCGAGACGATTAAGTTCGTTCATActtctataaataataatttagaacTAGCTAACTCAACCAACATTGTTTTAACAACACATGACAATAAATGTGATTCTGACATTGAAAGTGACATAACTGAAAGGCCAGTTGTATCCAAAAATATAGTATCTACTTtgcaattaaaaaaggaaataataaattcttcacatttaaataaacaagGATTAGTtctaaaagaattaaaaaaagaagaaataattaatatggcTACAGATGATAGTTCAATCACAGAACAATTGGAAATACAACTTAGGTTAGAGGAACAAGGAAAGGACAAGTGCGATGCATTGTGTATTGCATCAGAGGATACAAAACA AAACACTCCCGAGTGTAGTCTTCCTGTTTCATTGGAAGTACaagacaatataaataaaatgaatcaaaCAAATGTtcatgataagaataataatgataaattgaaTACTATAAAACAATCTAATTCCAAATCTGATATAGAGACGAcaacattattaatgaaag atgacgatcaagaagaaaaaagtaataatattagtttaaataaaaaaaaacatttttcaattaattcaaaaAATCTAGATAAAACATACATTACTAAAAAGGATACTCGTGCCCCTAATTTATCGAAGACTTTTAATGTTGCTAGTAAATCTCAGAAAATGCATGAACATCAGATTGAACAACcttttaaggaaaaagaaatacagaaGATAGTACCAAGTAAAAGTGCTTTTACAAATGTTCctaataaatctaaaaatgaaatttcaaaacaaaacattgataataaattaaaaaatgatataagaaATTCACTTAAAAATGAGCCGATagtaataagtaaaaaatccCAAGATAAAAGAGATCATCAACCAAAtccatttatattaaatacttcaaaagtattaaaaagtaaatgtaATTTACAGTCAAAGAAAGAatctaatatgaaatattcttcAGAATCTATATCAAGATGTactagtaaaaatattaaagaaagtgAAGAGAATAAAACTACTTCTTCAAATAGTATCAACAAACAAACTAAAATTAATCGTGTATGCTATTCATACaggaaaacagaaaataagTCTATatcaaaagtatataataattcatcaaAAACTACACTATGTACAgttaaggagaaaaaaaatgattcaaaTTCACCTGTTTCAGTACAATCGCAAACAACTGCACAATTATCTAATGTACAAGAAATGGATTCTGTTCATAGTAAAAAACTAATAACTTCTTatacagataataaatatgaaaatataaaacagaatGCAATATTAAAAGATGAGCAAGTAACAGAAATACCATCCCTTAAAGAACAATGTATTGATGAATGTATTGATGATAAATTAGTGACTAATTtagtaaataaagaaacaaatacattatctaaagaagtagaagagatTAATGAAAGCATTACACAAAATTTGCCAAATAAACACTCCATTAATGAATGTATAGAACAGAAACAGATATATACTAATCCATCCTTACAAGGTTTGTCAAATTTACAAACAAATACCCAAAATATTAAGGAAAGTGTTCACAATGACTTCTGTGATAGTAATAGacaatttgataatatatctTCTACTAATACTTGGTATGCTTATGAGCACTCTCAAGAGAACATCTATCAACAGCAGATACCTTCACACCAGAACTTTATTCATTCCATCCCTAATCAATTTATTACAGATTGTCCTGTAAATACTACCCTACCCAAATATAATTCCAATGTATCCGATTCTGATGCAAATGCAATGCATTTAAatcaatatgaaaatataccaATTATGCAGAACAATTTAATAAACGCAAGTTCTATGACAAATCTAAACGTTTCacatacaaatacaaaaaatataaacatgtTGCAATATCATATGCCAAATGTGGTACCTTGTAGTAATCCAAATATGATTAGACCACAGCCAGGTTTTTGTATACATCCTACGACAGCTCAGGAGGAGCAATTTAACTTGCATAGATATGGAATGagttattcatattttatgaattCTTGCTTTGTATGTAGGAATGACCATTATTTACCACATCCACAAAATTGGAATTTACCTAATGCTTATCcagtatcattattaccgaATTCTCTTCTATGTAATTGTAATTCATGTTGTAATCATTCACCGTCAAATGATATGATTTATAAGAATCCTGCTATGGCAAGATCAATACCTACTTCTATACAAGCAGAAACTTCTTATGAACAAAACTTGCAAAGAAATGGGAGGTCTATGTCGAATTCTTGGTATAATAATACAAGCTCACATAGTAAAGAAACActtgatattaatttacagACACAGGGAGTTTTAGTAAATATGCAAGAAAAGATAG attctaaacaagaaaaacggaatagtgaatttttaaatgataaagagACTAATCTTCCAATAATATCACCAAGAGCATGTATGAATTATGGAAGTGGTTTgcctataaatattaatcctGTAAGGTCTCAAACAAAGTATAGTAGCAGAAAAGAATCAGCTTCAAATTATGATTTCCaatataagaaatacaatGGACGCTCTTATATTTCTAAAGAGTATGTATCTAATGCAAAAACTGATTACAGAAAAAAGGCAATTAAACAACAGAGCCATCCAAACTATAAAGcacaagaataa
- the LOC124425981 gene encoding uncharacterized protein MAL13P1.304-like isoform X2 yields MESQNRTLQNTSKTQQVAVISKLHNMQWLKNNALLPGHVKSKTLKKSINSSREDLETIKFVHTSINNNLELANSTNIVLTTHDNKCDSDIESDITERPVVSKNIVSTLQLKKEIINSSHLNKQGLVLKELKKEEIINMATDDSSITEQLEIQLRLEEQGKDKCDALCIASEDTKQNTPECSLPVSLEVQDNINKMNQTNVHDKNNNDKLNTIKQSNSKSDIETTTLLMKDDDQEEKSNNISLNKKKHFSINSKNLDKTYITKKDTRAPNLSKTFNVASKSQKMHEHQIEQPFKEKEIQKIVPSKSAFTNVPNKSKNEISKQNIDNKLKNDIRNSLKNEPIVISKKSQDKRDHQPNPFILNTSKVLKSKCNLQSKKESNMKYSSESISRCTSKNIKESEENKTTSSNSINKQTKINRVCYSYRKTENKSISKVYNNSSKTTLCTVKEKKNDSNSPVSVQSQTTAQLSNVQEMDSVHSKKLITSYTDNKYENIKQNAILKDEQVTEIPSLKEQCIDECIDDKLVTNLVNKETNTLSKEVEEINESITQNLPNKHSINECIEQKQIYTNPSLQGLSNLQTNTQNIKESVHNDFCDSNRQFDNISSTNTWYAYEHSQENIYQQQIPSHQNFIHSIPNQFITDCPVNTTLPKYNSNVSDSDANAMHLNQYENIPIMQNNLINASSMTNLNVSHTNTKNINMLQYHMPNVVPCSNPNMIRPQPGFCIHPTTAQEEQFNLHRYGMSYSYFMNSCFVCRNDHYLPHPQNWNLPNAYPVSLLPNSLLCNCNSCCNHSPSNDMIYKNPAMARSIPTSIQAETSYEQNLQRNGRSMSNSWYNNTSSHSKETLDINLQTQGVLVNMQEKIDSKQEKRNSEFLNDKETNLPIISPRACMNYGSGLPININPVRSQTKYSSRKESASNYDFQYKKYNGRSYISKEYVSNAKTDYRKKAIKQQSHPNYKAQE; encoded by the exons ATGGAATCTCAAAATAGAACTTTACAAAATACATCTAAAACACAGCAAGTAGCTGTAATTAGCAAGTTACATAATATGCAGTGGCTAAAAAATAATGCACTTTTACCAGGCCA TGTAAAATCAAAAACACTTAAGAAAAGCATAAACAGTTCAAGAGAAGATCTCGAGACGATTAAGTTCGTTCATActtctataaataataatttagaacTAGCTAACTCAACCAACATTGTTTTAACAACACATGACAATAAATGTGATTCTGACATTGAAAGTGACATAACTGAAAGGCCAGTTGTATCCAAAAATATAGTATCTACTTtgcaattaaaaaaggaaataataaattcttcacatttaaataaacaagGATTAGTtctaaaagaattaaaaaaagaagaaataattaatatggcTACAGATGATAGTTCAATCACAGAACAATTGGAAATACAACTTAGGTTAGAGGAACAAGGAAAGGACAAGTGCGATGCATTGTGTATTGCATCAGAGGATACAAAACA AAACACTCCCGAGTGTAGTCTTCCTGTTTCATTGGAAGTACaagacaatataaataaaatgaatcaaaCAAATGTtcatgataagaataataatgataaattgaaTACTATAAAACAATCTAATTCCAAATCTGATATAGAGACGAcaacattattaatgaaag atgacgatcaagaagaaaaaagtaataatattagtttaaataaaaaaaaacatttttcaattaattcaaaaAATCTAGATAAAACATACATTACTAAAAAGGATACTCGTGCCCCTAATTTATCGAAGACTTTTAATGTTGCTAGTAAATCTCAGAAAATGCATGAACATCAGATTGAACAACcttttaaggaaaaagaaatacagaaGATAGTACCAAGTAAAAGTGCTTTTACAAATGTTCctaataaatctaaaaatgaaatttcaaaacaaaacattgataataaattaaaaaatgatataagaaATTCACTTAAAAATGAGCCGATagtaataagtaaaaaatccCAAGATAAAAGAGATCATCAACCAAAtccatttatattaaatacttcaaaagtattaaaaagtaaatgtaATTTACAGTCAAAGAAAGAatctaatatgaaatattcttcAGAATCTATATCAAGATGTactagtaaaaatattaaagaaagtgAAGAGAATAAAACTACTTCTTCAAATAGTATCAACAAACAAACTAAAATTAATCGTGTATGCTATTCATACaggaaaacagaaaataagTCTATatcaaaagtatataataattcatcaaAAACTACACTATGTACAgttaaggagaaaaaaaatgattcaaaTTCACCTGTTTCAGTACAATCGCAAACAACTGCACAATTATCTAATGTACAAGAAATGGATTCTGTTCATAGTAAAAAACTAATAACTTCTTatacagataataaatatgaaaatataaaacagaatGCAATATTAAAAGATGAGCAAGTAACAGAAATACCATCCCTTAAAGAACAATGTATTGATGAATGTATTGATGATAAATTAGTGACTAATTtagtaaataaagaaacaaatacattatctaaagaagtagaagagatTAATGAAAGCATTACACAAAATTTGCCAAATAAACACTCCATTAATGAATGTATAGAACAGAAACAGATATATACTAATCCATCCTTACAAGGTTTGTCAAATTTACAAACAAATACCCAAAATATTAAGGAAAGTGTTCACAATGACTTCTGTGATAGTAATAGacaatttgataatatatctTCTACTAATACTTGGTATGCTTATGAGCACTCTCAAGAGAACATCTATCAACAGCAGATACCTTCACACCAGAACTTTATTCATTCCATCCCTAATCAATTTATTACAGATTGTCCTGTAAATACTACCCTACCCAAATATAATTCCAATGTATCCGATTCTGATGCAAATGCAATGCATTTAAatcaatatgaaaatataccaATTATGCAGAACAATTTAATAAACGCAAGTTCTATGACAAATCTAAACGTTTCacatacaaatacaaaaaatataaacatgtTGCAATATCATATGCCAAATGTGGTACCTTGTAGTAATCCAAATATGATTAGACCACAGCCAGGTTTTTGTATACATCCTACGACAGCTCAGGAGGAGCAATTTAACTTGCATAGATATGGAATGagttattcatattttatgaattCTTGCTTTGTATGTAGGAATGACCATTATTTACCACATCCACAAAATTGGAATTTACCTAATGCTTATCcagtatcattattaccgaATTCTCTTCTATGTAATTGTAATTCATGTTGTAATCATTCACCGTCAAATGATATGATTTATAAGAATCCTGCTATGGCAAGATCAATACCTACTTCTATACAAGCAGAAACTTCTTATGAACAAAACTTGCAAAGAAATGGGAGGTCTATGTCGAATTCTTGGTATAATAATACAAGCTCACATAGTAAAGAAACActtgatattaatttacagACACAGGGAGTTTTAGTAAATATGCAAGAAAAGATAG attctaaacaagaaaaacggaatagtgaatttttaaatgataaagagACTAATCTTCCAATAATATCACCAAGAGCATGTATGAATTATGGAAGTGGTTTgcctataaatattaatcctGTAAGGTCTCAAACAAAGTATAGTAGCAGAAAAGAATCAGCTTCAAATTATGATTTCCaatataagaaatacaatGGACGCTCTTATATTTCTAAAGAGTATGTATCTAATGCAAAAACTGATTACAGAAAAAAGGCAATTAAACAACAGAGCCATCCAAACTATAAAGcacaagaataa